cctactgatcatgactatcgatttgtgttgttttgagaccaggtTCTTCTagtcttgtatggcaaaaaACCGACAGAAACATTATTAACCGCTGAACCGGAAACGATTGTTGCATTGTTATccgattctttaaaaaaattgaaatattctgAGCtattttttacttaattttcagttgttataaatctttttattatttgctcttttcaatgttttcaaaAGGAAAAAGAGCAAAGAACAAAATCGCCCAGCAACGAGGGTTTCTTTCGATAAGTTAAAATTGAATAAATCGCATTCAACCTGAGGTTAGGTGGAAAGTACTCAACATTATGTATATTTCAGGTACCGTGTAGAATTGAATCCACGCAGAAGAATAATTTTGAGtgtatttgaaatttgacagcataattcaaagtacacagcattaaaaattgtatactctAGGTAgaatttaataatattattggTGTTGTAAATTCATTTTATCATCTGTAGCGTCACTTCAACTAATTGTACATCGCTTCTATTGGATAGTTTAATGATTTAAATAAAAGCTAGAGGACATCGAAATGCAGAATTTAAATTCGTCACATTCGAATGAATGTGCGCAAAACAGAATCGCTGAACACGAAGAACCCATCACAGAACATAAACCTATCAATTTGAGAGATTACATGGTAACTGCTGCCAGGTGAGTCCGTTCATTTCAGCCATGTTATTAGGACTATGCCGATTTATTTGTTTTCGGTTTTAACGTTTTCAGCAAAACCGGAATTAATCACCCATGGAGTGAGAAACAGAACGACGAAAAATCGCAAATTTGCTTCAACGGTCTTGCCAATTCTACACGGGATCATCAATGCCAGCATTGCGGTAAACGATTCGTCAGTAAGCGGAATCTTGACATACATATTCGAGAACACAGCAGAGAACAGTCCTTCAATTGTGATGTTTGTGATGAAAAATTTTCCACTGAGGAACTCCTCACCAATCATATGCTCGTTCACACTGGTAGTGACCGATACATATGCGACGTTTGCGGAAGGAACTGCCACGATGGTTCTAAGTTGAAACGGCACAAAAAAATTCACACCAGTGACCAACTGTACCAATGTGACGTGTGTGGCAAAAAGTTTGCCCACAAATGTAGTCTATCCGCTCATATGATCCGACATACTGGTGATACTCGGcataaatgtcatgtgtgtggcAAAGGGTTTGCTTTTAGTACTGCCGTGAAGGTACACATGCTAGTTCATACACGAGAGCAACCATATAAGTGCACTGAGTGCGATGCATGTTTCTCCTACAAAGCTGCTTTAGCCCGACACATGTTTGTTCATACAGGCGAATCTCCGTTTAAGTGTGATGAGTGTGGCAAAGCTTTCAAAGCCAAACAATACTTGACCGAGCACAAGCGTAAGCATAGCGGTGTGCGGCCTTACAAATGTAGTGTATGTGACAAAAGATTCTTCCGCGGACCGCATTTGACCAAACACATGCTTATTCATTCTGGCAGACGGCCGATGAAATGCACTGAATGTGACAAGACGTTCATTTGCCAATATTACCTCTCGAGACATATGCTCCTTCACACAAGCGAGGGATTGTACAAATGCATGGTGTGCGATAAAGAATGCACCAGTAAATATACTTTATCGGCACACATGGCCTCTCACACGGATGAATATCGATACAGATGTGACGTGTGTGGGAAAGGATGCAGTGACAGTTCATGGTTGAGAGAACATAAACGCGTTCATACAGGCGAGCGGTCTTTCAAATGTACTGCATGTGGCAAAGACTTTGTTCATAAAAACTCCTTGAATAGACACCTGCGAGTACGACACTCATGAATGTATTAGCAGTAATTATAAACTTTCCTACCAGTAAAAGAGAGTCTTTCTACGCAATACTAATTGTTTCTATTACTTgttcaaattatgatggtatcATAATCGATGCACTCGGTTCACGGTCAGTTATAGTTTAATCAAAAATCTGCAATGTCACTAACGATCCATTAAAAAATGTTGGCTATATTATTGACGCTTCGTTCctgcaaaatgccatggaaacaatacaaagtAGAAAGGTAGCAAACGTATATATACAAAATGATTTGTTGCTTACATCATtaatactgtaacttgatatttctccaaacataaacaatcattgtcatagttacgactcATGTAGGGATCCAACGGTTGCTGTTttgcttcaaatgatgattcaactgacagtgaaccgagttcGTATTCAAACGGTACATGAGAAATCGCAAACCattctatcttgagtttatgtTTGGTTTAATCatttgtaaaattttcattttttcgagaCAAGAATAAAGTATAAGTTTTGAAATCGGTGTTCTTTGCCAATtaagatataaaattcaaaatcggGGATATGGGTGTTACTagccccgggttggcggttcaatgcataggacgctggtcttacaagccagttgtcgtatgttcgagccccgacctggaaggattcttagcgtcagtaggatccatagtactagccatgcaatgattctgtacgctatatgaatcggctgcgaagtctgttgaaacagaaaggccaaattccacaaaaggaatgtaatgccaagactttgctttatgtTACTTTAAAATCCAAACTTAACACAAAGTTTAGTTCTGTCAAAACGATTCGTAAGTTAGTTCCTCACAGCTTAGACGAtattttctagaaaaaaaattctttgtaaATTCACAATCCACAAATGGCACAGCAGAATTCACACAGGAAACGGATTTTAGTACTACAGTTCTTGTCATGCAGCAGATGAATAAAAACGTACAACCTTTCGCCCATAACGATCACTGGTTCAAAGTAAGGGATATGGATGTGTAATAAATTTTCTGTTATCGTGAATGTGCGCTCATATTCAGATATGAGTATTTTCCATATCATGCTTTCCAACTAACCAAAATTTAGGCTTGATCAGCTTACGAAGTTTATGAATAGCATTTTAAGCAGCCCGTTTTGAtatggaacacatttttattttctatataggggtgcaaattagaaattcaaggataaatacaagtagaaatgtggtcagcttttgaacacttacagcttagtcagtttagtttcaatcagtaatattatttcatcaattggaaatatttctatgttATGATTTggatgttcatagccatgtatttttaattgtatatcattgaaatgttgattaatagtttcaagtgtcctattttgtatgctaaaaatctccggtataCCAGATTTCTCTGCCATGGACGACGATTtttaaggagtaagcgatatatcaatgggaaagcaccgctctgattggtcaatcgatgcaaaagcaaagctgttggaagcatgcgaatctataaatataagcgaaattatagctaacgtttcacacaataccaacgattgcctactagatgacatcgctgtaaaatgtgtgaactgtgatggtgaccatctatctactagcaaatcgtgtcccaaacgtgctgagttcacaaaaattcgacaacaggcgtcccgaaaACAATCAACGAGCAagtatgttccacagaaggatgaaattaatttcccatgactcccaccgaagagggatattccgaatttaccgccacttcctcgcagcaatccaaaagattcagccactggatcacaaaaagaatcttcctcaaaaaatcCTCCTGGagggggcaataatcaaccacaaacaAAGGATGACTtgggtgacttattctctgctctgatcgtcatttttgaaacaatgacaacaaaactacgaaactgcagaacgcggttagatcaaatcaacgccttaggcaaattcatcatcgaatatgcaatataatgagttggttatagtaaattggaatgcttgctcactcaggagcaaaactgctgaattgtccgactttattcaagagaagaatgccgatattgctattttaactgaaactctcaaacctgaaatttcaatttttatttccaattacaggattcacaggctcgacaggacaactaccagaggagggggagttgccattgccattaaacgatccattcagcataggcttatgtcagcctttaaattgcaactaatagaagccatcggaattgagattacaacgacgatgggacccatcatcatcatcgcagcgtactgccccaaacaaacaaatcttcgagatggtacctgtgcatcattgaagcgagatctggctatgctcactcgacgacagaacaaattcatcattgctggggacctgaacgcacggcatgagttgtggggaaacaaaagacagattcgaaacggattcgtacttgccgaaaattacgaagctggacagtacaacatcctcgctccggatcaaccaacgcgact
This genomic window from Malaya genurostris strain Urasoe2022 chromosome 1, Malgen_1.1, whole genome shotgun sequence contains:
- the LOC131426382 gene encoding zinc finger protein 501-like → MQNLNSSHSNECAQNRIAEHEEPITEHKPINLRDYMVTAASKTGINHPWSEKQNDEKSQICFNGLANSTRDHQCQHCGKRFVSKRNLDIHIREHSREQSFNCDVCDEKFSTEELLTNHMLVHTGSDRYICDVCGRNCHDGSKLKRHKKIHTSDQLYQCDVCGKKFAHKCSLSAHMIRHTGDTRHKCHVCGKGFAFSTAVKVHMLVHTREQPYKCTECDACFSYKAALARHMFVHTGESPFKCDECGKAFKAKQYLTEHKRKHSGVRPYKCSVCDKRFFRGPHLTKHMLIHSGRRPMKCTECDKTFICQYYLSRHMLLHTSEGLYKCMVCDKECTSKYTLSAHMASHTDEYRYRCDVCGKGCSDSSWLREHKRVHTGERSFKCTACGKDFVHKNSLNRHLRVRHS